Sequence from the Amycolatopsis sp. NBC_00345 genome:
ATCCAGCGCGGACTCCGCCCGGCCGCGCGCAGATCGGCCACGGTGCCGAGCAGGCGGGGCCCGAGCTTCTGCGAGCCGTCGCTCGCGACCTGCGCGGTGGTGTGCCGCAACGCGGGGTTGGCGAAGCGTGCCAGCACCGTGTGGGCGTAGTCCTCAACGTCCACTTCGGATGGTGGACGCAGTACCGGCAGGACGTCCTCGGCGATCATGCCCAGACAGGCCTGCCGGAGCACCGGGTCACGCACCGCGTCGGCGATCGACTCGTGGCCAAGGAGCAGTCCGAAGTAGGCGAGCATCGAATGGCTCGCGTTGAGCACCCGCAGCTTCAGCCGTTCCCACGGCTCGACGTCCTTGGCCAGCACCGCGCCTACCCGCTCCCAGGCGGGCCGGGGTGCCGCGAAGTCGTCCTCGATCACCCACTGGCTGAACGGCTCGGTGACGACCAGTGCCTCGTCGCGGTAACCGAGCCGGTCTTCCGCCTCACGGCGGTCCACCTCGGTGGTCGCGGGCGCGATGCGGTCGACCATGCTGGCCGGGAACCGGACGTTGTCCTCGATCCAGGTCGTCAGCGAGTCGAGCCCAGCCGCCGCGCAGAAGGACAGCACGAGGCCACACAGGAACGCTCCGTTGCCCGCCAGGTTGTCGCAGCACAACAGCGTGATCGGCGGCCCGCCGGCTCGGCGCTGGAGGCCGTGAACCAGTTGTCCCACCACGGTTTTCGACTGCCGTCCGGTGAGGTCGGCCGCGATCCCGGGGTCGGTGAGGTCCAGTTCGCCGGTGGCGGGGTCGTGCCGGTAGCCCTTCTCGGTGACGGTCAGCGTGACCACCTGTATCGACGGCCGCGCGAGCAGCCCGGGCACGGCTTCGCCGTCGACCACACCCGAAAGCGCGCCGACGACGCGCGGGGCCGCCGCGCCCTCGCCGCGCTCCAGCACCGTGTAGAGGTTGTCCTGGGGCTCAAGCTGCCGCCGGACGCGATCGCTGCGCTGGGTCACGCCGATGATGCCCCAGCCGCGGTCCCCGGTCACGCGCATCGCGTCTTCGGTGTACACCGCCTGGTGCGCCCGGTGGAACGCGCCGAGTCCCAAGTGGACGATCCCGGCGGCGTCCGGCCGGGCCGGCGCGGCCACCCGCGTCGAGAGCCGTTTCATGCGCTCACCAGTCATGTACCGACCCGTCACGACGGCGGTTGACGGGCAGGTACTTCGGGTCGTACGGGAACTTCGCCGCGGCCGCCTCGTCCACCTCGACGCCCAGCCCCGGCAACTCGCCGGGATGCAGGTAGCCCTCCGAGAACGTGTACGACGTCTGGAAGACCTCGTCCGCCGGGGCGGCGTGGCCCATGTACTCCTGGATGCCGAAGTTCGGCACGGACAGGTCCACGTGCAACGCCGCCGCCAGCGAAACCGGCGACAGGTCACCCGCGCCGTGAGAGCCGGTGCGCACGCCGTAGAGGTCGGCGAGCGCGAAGATCCGGCGCAGGTGCGTGATCCCGCCCGAGTGCGAGACCGAGGTGCGGATGTAGTCGATCAGCCGCTCGGTGATCAGGTGCTGGCAGTCCCAGATCGAGTTGAACACCTCGCCGGCCGCCAGCGGCGTGGTGGTGTGCCCGCGCACCAGCCGGAACGCCTCCTGGTCCTCGGCCGGGGTGGGGTCCTCCAGCCAGAACATCCGGTGCGGCTCGAGGTCGCGGCCCAGCCGTCCCGCCTCGATCGGGCTGAGCCGGTGGTGCACGTCGTGCAGCAGGTGGAAGCCGAACCCGAACCGCTCGCGGACCGCGCCGAGCAGCTCCGGCGCGAACCGCAGATACGGTGCGGTGTCCCAGAAATCCTCCTGCGGACGCGCGCCCGAGGCCGGCTCGTACACGCGCTGGCCCGCCTTGGGGACGCCGTAGGTCTTGTCCAGGCCGGGAACCCCGGACTGCGCCCGCACGGCGAGGTAGCCGCTGTCGAGGTAGCGGGCGACGTCGTCGAGCAGCTCCGGGACGTCCGCGCCGCTGGCGTGCCCGTAGACCATCACGCCGTCACGGGCGGCGCCGCCGAGCAGCTGGTAGACCGGCAGCCCGGCGATCTTGCCCTTGATGTCCCACAGCGCGACGTCGACGGCGGCGATCGCGGTCATCGTGACCGGGCCGCGCCGCCAGTAGGCGCCTTTGTACAGGTACTGCCAGGTGTCCTCGATGCGGTGCGCGTCGCGGCCGGCCAGCAGCGGGCAGACGTGGTCGCGCAGGTAGGACACCACGGCGAGCTCACGGCCGTTGAGGGTCGCGTCGCCCCAGCCGACGACGCCGTCTTCGGTGGTCACCTTGAGGGTCACGTAGTTCCGGCCCGGGGCGGTGACGAGCACGTCGGCGCGGGCGATCTTGGTCATGCGGGCTGCCCTTCGGTTTCGGTACGGGAATCGGCGGGGCGGACTGCCATACAAGTTCTGCCATGCTTCCACTGTCAAGGGCGGCGAGACCGGTAAGGTGGCCAAATGGCGAGAACAGCGAAACCGTCGGCGCGGGCGGTCGTGCACCGGGACCTGAGGAACCGGATCATCACGCTCCAGCTCTCGCCCGGCGCGCCGCTGTCGGAAAACGAGCTCGCCGCGGAGCTGTCGGTCAGCCGCACCCCGGTGCGCGAAGCGCTGCTGCTGCTCGCCGAAGAGGAACTGGTCCAGGTCTTCCCGCAGCTGGGCACGTTCGTGGCGCGGGTCGACCTGCAGCGGGTCGCCGACGCCCAGTTCGTCCGGGAGGCCGTTGAGGTCGCTTCGCTCGAGGACGCGGCCGGCCTGTCCCCCACCGCGCTGGCGGCCCTGCGGCAGGCGCTCGAACAGCAACGCGAGGCCGAAGACGACGCCGAGCGTTTCTTCCAGCTGGACGAGGAATTCCACCAGCTGCTGCTCGACGCCGGCGGCCACGCGAACGCCTGGCGCACGGTCGTTTCGGCGAAGGCGCACCTCGACCGCGCCCGCCGCCTCGGAATGCGGATGGTCAGCCCGGCCTCGGCCCTGATCGACCAGCACACCGCCATCGTCGACTCACTGGCCGCGGGCGACCTCGGCGCGAGCATCGACGCCATGCGCGCGCACCTGCGCCTGGTCTTCTCCGACGTCGAGCGGATCCGCAGCCACTCACCCGAACTGTTCGTCACCGACAGCGATCAGCGGCCGGTCCGTAAGACGGTCACGGCTTGGGCTTGAACTCGTTGGGGCACAAGCATTGTGGACCCCGGACCGATTTGCCCCGGCTTACCAGATCGACCGCGGGGACCGGGTGCGGTATGCAGTGGGCATGACCAGTGTCCGGTTCGGACTGCTCGGGACCGTCGAGGCGCACATCGGGGCCGAGGCCGTCGACCTGGGCCACGCGCGGCAACGCTGGGTGCTCGCGGCGCTGCTCGCCGACGCCAACCGGCCCGTGTCCACCGACCGGCTCACCGAGCGGGTGTGGGCGGACCAGCCGCCGTACCGCGCGCACCGGCTGCTGGCCAGCTACCTTTCGCGCCTGCGCCGCAGCCTCGCCGCGGCCCGCGACGTCGCGATCCGCCACGGGCCGGCCGGCTACCTGCTCAGCGTCCCGCCCGAGGCGGTGGACGTGCACCGGTTCCGCGCGCTCGTCGCCGAAGCCCAGGTACAGCGCAGCACCGCGCTGTACGACGAAGCTTTGACGTTGTGGCGCGGCGACCCGTTCGCCGGGCTCGACACGCCGTGGGCCGACACCGCCCGTCAGACGCTCGCCGCCGAGCTGCTGTCGGCGCAGCTCGACCGCACGGACCTCGCGCTGGAAGGCGGCGGCCACAACGGCGTGCTGGCCGAGACGGCGGAGCGGGCCGCGGCGCACCCGCTCGACGAACGGGTGGCGGGCCAGCTGATGCTCGCGCGGTACCGCGCCGGGCGGCAGGCGGGCGCGCTCGAGGAGTTCGACCGGATCCGGCGGCGGCTGGCCGACGAGTTCGGCGCCGACCCCGGCCCCACGCTGCGTCAGCTGCACCAGCGCATCCTCACTACGGACCCGACGCTGCTGCCGTACGCGGAGACGGCCGTGCCGCGGCAACTGCCCGCGCCGCCGCGCTGGTTCGTCGGCCGCGACCCCGAGCTGGCCGCGCTCGACGACGTGATGGAAAGCCGCGGCGGCACCCTCACGCTGTCCGCGATCGGCGGCCCCGGCGGCATCGGCAAGACCTCGCTCGCCCTTCGCTGGGCACACCAGAACCTCGCGCGTTTCCCGGACGGCCAGCTGTACGTGAACCTGCGCGGCTTCGACCCGTCCGACGGCCCGCTGCCGCCCGAGGCCGTGGTCCGGCAGTTCCTCGACGCGCTGGGGGTGGCGCCGGCGGCGGTCCCGGCGGACGCGGTGGGCCAGTTTTCGCTCTACCGCAGCCTCGCCGCGGGACGGCGCCTGCTCGTCGTGCTGGACAACGCGCGGGACCTGGCGCAGATCGAGCCGCTGCTGCCGGGCAGCGAGACGTGCACGGTGATGGTCACCAGCCGGCACCGGCTCGGCGGCCTGGGCGTACGCGGCGCGCAGCTGCTCGACTTGGACGTGCTCGGGTCGCGGGAGGCGCGGGAGCTGCTGGTGCGCCACCTCGGCGCGGACCGCGTGGCGGACGAGCCGACGGCGGTGGACGACCTCGTCCACTGGTGCGGCGGGCTGCCGCTGGCCATCAGCATCGTCGCGAGCCGCGCGGGGGCGAACCCGCGGTTCCGGCTGGAGGTGCTGGCGAAGGAGCTGCGTCAGGAGTCCGCGCGGCTGGACGCGCTCGACGCGGGTGACCTGAGCACGAACCTGCGGGCGGTGTTCTCGTGGTCGTACCAGGCACTCGACGCCGAGCCGGCCCGCGCGTTCCGGCTGCTCGGCGCGGCGCCGGGGCCGGACATCGGCCTGGCCGCGGCGGCTTCCCTGCTCGGGCTGCGGATGCCGGAAGTACGCGCGCTGCTGCGCCGCCTCGGTGCCGCGCACCTGGTGCAGGAGCACGTGCCCGGCCGGTATCGGATGCACGACCTGCTGAGGCTGTACGTCGACGAGCTGGTGGACGACGCGGAGCGGCCAGAACCGTTGCGCCGTCTCGTTGATCATTACCTGCACACCGCCTGTGCCGCGACGCCGCTGCTGCGCCCGGAGCGCCAGCCGATCGAGCTGGGCCCGCCCGCGCCCGGCAGCGCGGCCCTGCCGCTGGCGGACCGGGCCGAGGCGGCGGCGTGGTTCGCGGACGAGCACGCGTGCCTGCTGGCGGTGCTGGACTCGGCCGGGCAACGCGGCTCGCACGAGGACGTGTGGCGGCTGGCCTGGAGCGTCAGCGGTTTCCACGTGATCCGCGGGCTGCTGGTCGCGGACCTGGCGGCCTGGCGCGCGGCGGTGGCGGCCGCGCGGGCGCTGGGACGGCCGGAGCCGCTGGCCATCACGCACATGTACCTGGGCACGGCGCACACGCGCGTCGGCTCGCACGACTCCGCGATCCGGCACGTGCGCGAGGCGCTTGACCTTGCTGTGGCAGCGAAATCCCCGGCTGTGGCGGCGGACGCGCAGCGGGCGCTGGGCTGGGCGCTGGGCCAGAGCGGCGATTTCGCCGGGGCTCTGCGGCACACCGCCGAAGCGCTGACGTACTACCGCGCCGCCGGCAACGGGCTGCGCCAGGCCGACGCGCTCAACACCCTCGGCTGGTACTCCGCCCGCCTCGGCCGGCTGCGCGAGGGCCGGGGCCACTGCACGCGGGCGTTGGAACTCTGCCGCCTTCACGACCACCGCCGCGCCGAAGCCGTGACGCTCGACAGTCTTGGCTACATCGCGCAGGAACTCGGCGAGTACGTCGTCGCGCTCGGCCACTACCGCTCGGCGCTGGCGCTCGCCCGCGAAACCGACGACGTCTACGACGAACCCGGCATCCTCGCCAATCTCGGCGACACCCACGCGTCCCTCGGCCAGACCGCCGACGCCCGCGCCGCGTGGGAGCAGGCGCGGGACCTTTATCGGGAGCATCGGCGGAACCGGGCGGCTGAGCTGCTCGAGGTGAAGCTGGAGTCGTTGTAGGTCCTCGGCGCGCCTGACATGTCGACCTTGAGATACGCCTTCGCCGCCAGGTAGATCACGGTCATCGAGCCGAACAGCAGCACCGGGGACAGGGCGACCATCTCGTCGATCGGCAGAGTGAAGCACAGCACGGTGCGGACGGCGGCCTCCAGCAGCAGCCCCAGTCCCCACGCGTAGCTGAGCACGGTGAAACGGCGGCGGGTCGGCGCGTCGGTCGCGTAGCGGTCCTCGAAGGCGGCCACCGCCGCGGGATCGCCCGCGGTCTCGAACCTGCGGCCGATCAGGAAGAGCAGCGGCCGGTCCGCGAGGGTCGTCCCGATGAAGGCGAACGCGACGGCGCCGGTGACGACCGAGTCCTTCAGCACGAGGATCCGGGGGTCGCCGGTGAGGAAGGTGGCCGCCAGTCCGAACAGGAACAGGCCGAGCATCACCGCCGCGACGATCTCGACCCGCCGGTTGCGGACGGCTTCGACAATGGTGAGCACGGCGGCCACGGCGCCGCCGACGCTCAGCGCGACGCGGTCGTCCGCTCCGGCGAGGTGGCAGGCGTAGTAGCCGGCGCCCGGCAGGGCGATGTCCTTGAGGAGCACCGAAACGACGGCCTTGAGCTTGGTGGAACGGATCATGGCTCGAACGCTAGGAACCCGGCCGACGCGCGCTTGGGCGTAAATGTCATCGAACCCGTCTGACATCTGTCAGCCCGCCGCGCGCCGCCGACCGGCTACGTTGGCCCGGTGGAGATCAAGGTGCTCGTCGCGGACGACCAGGCGCTGGTCCGAGGCGCGCTGGCCACGCTGCTCGGGCTGGAGGACGACATCACCGTCGTCGCCAAGGTCGGGTCCGGCGCGGAGGTGCCGGCCGTGGCGCGCGCGACGCAGCCGGACGTCGCGCTGCTCGACGTGCAGATGCCCGGCAAGGACGGCATCGAGGTGGCGGCCGAGCTGCGCGCCGCCGTGCCCGGCTGCCGGGTGCTGATGTGCACCACGTTCGGCCGGCCCGGCTACCTCACCCGCGCGCTCGCCGCCGGGGCCGCCGGGTTCGTGGTCAAGGACTGCCCGCCGGAGCAGCTGATCGACGCCGTCCGCCGGGTCCACTCCGGACTGCGCGTGGTGGACCCGGCATTGGCGACGGAGTCGGTGACCATCGGCGTCAGCCCGCTGACCGACCGCGAGCGCGAGGTGCTGCAGGCCGCGCGGGACGGCAGCACCGTCAACGCCGTCGCCGCCCAGCTGCACCTGTCCGCGGGGACGGTGCGCAACTACCTGTCGTCCGCCATGGGCAAGCTGGAGGCAGCGACCCGCGCCGAGGCCGCCCGCCTCGCCGACGAACGCGGCTGGCTGTGAAGTCCCGGGGAGCCGCCTGATGGAGCCGGGAAGCACCGGGCAGCGATGGCCGGAACGCCACGACGGCGGCCTGCGCTCGCTGGTGCGGGAACTCGGCCCGTTCACCGCGTTCCTGGCCTGGCTCTGGCTGGAGACCGTGAAGCAGGCGCACGACCGGCCTTCGTTCCAGGTGCCGGTCTTCACGCTCGCGGCCGTGTATTCGGTGGCGTTCCTGGCCGCCGCCGGCTGGGGACAGCTGTTACGGCCGCTCGGGCGGATAGCGGTGGTGGCCGGGCTTTTCGTGCTGGGCCTGACCTTTCCGGTGCTGTTCGGCCGGCCGGAGCTGTTGACACTGCTCGCCTACGGCATCACCGCGTCCGTCGTGCTGCTGCCGCTGCGGGCCGCCCAGTGGCTGGGCTTCACCGCGGCGCTCGCGCTGCTCGGGTCGACGGCCCTGGTCCGCGGGGCCCCCGACTGGAGCGACACGCTACTGGTCGGCCTGCTGACGATGGGCATCGTCTCGGCGACGCAGCTGACCCGCGCCAACGCGCAGCTGCGGGCGGCGCGCGAGCGGGTGCGGGAGCTCGCCGTCACCGAGGAGCGCGGCCGCGTGGCGCGGGACCTGCACGACCTGCTCGGCCACAGCCTCACCACGATCACGCTCAAGACCGGCCTCGCCCGCCGGATGCTGGAAGGCGGGAAGGACGGCGCGCTCGACGAGGTGCGTGAGGTCGAAGTCCTGTCCCGGCAGGCCCTCGCCGAGGTGCGCGCCACGGTCACGGACTTCCGGCGCACGTCACTGGCGGCGGAGCTGGCGGGCGTGCGCGCCGCGCTCGGCTCGGCGGGCATCAAGCTGGTCGCGCCGCACGCCGTCGACGACGTCGAGGTGCGGTTGCAGCAGCCGTTCGCCTTTGTGGTCCGGGAAGCGGTCACCAACGTCATCCGGCACAGCGGCGCCACGCGCTGCGAGATCCGGCTGGGGCCGAACTGGGTCGAGGTGACCGACGACGGCACCGCCGCCTCGGCACAGGCGACGGCAACGGTCCGGGGCAACGGCCTGTCCGGGCTGGCCGAGCGCCTCGCCGCCGTCGGCGGGCGGGTCGACGTGGGACCGGTGCCGGACGGCGGGTTCGTCGTCCGGGCGAGCGTGGACTAATTGTGCTTCTTCAGGGGCTCCGCGTCGCCAGGCGCCGGGCGCGGCGGGGCACCGGGTGGTGCCGGACCAGGCAGGCGCCGCTGATCACCGGGGCCGGCTTCACGGCGGCGCGGCGCAGCCACACGACGTCACGCCCGAACGACCAGACGAGCAGCACCAGCGCGGAAACCGTGACAGCGAAACCGAAACCGGCCGGGACCAGACCGGAGCCCGCCACCAGCAGCAGCACCCCCTGCAGCGCCGCGACGACCTTGCGCGCGCGGCTCGGCGGCAGTTCCGCCCGCAGCCACGGCAGCGCCCTGGCGGCCGCCACGAAGACGTACCGCATCAGGCCGATCGCCAGCACCCACGGGCCGAGCGACCCGGCCACCAGCGTGCTGAGCACGAGGATCAGGAACGCGTCCGCCTCCATGTCGAACCGCGCGCCGAGCGCCGACGACGTGCCGGTGCGGCGCGCGACCTGGCCGTCGACGGCGTCCAGCGCCAGCGCGACGGCCGCGAGCGGGACCACCACGGCCGTCGGGATCCCCCCGTTCAGGTGATCCACGACCAGCGCCGTGACACCCCCGATGAGCACGGCGCGGGCGAGTGTGACGTGGTCGGCCGGGCCCAGCGAACGGGCGCGCGCCCGCCGTGCGGCGCCCGCGAGCAGGGCCCACAGCCCGGCCGTGTAGGCGAGGCCCGCGGCCCAACCGGCGGCGCCGAGCCCGGTGGTGAGCCCGAGAATGCCCAGCAACACCAGCTGGGCCCCCGCGCCCGCGGCCTGCTCGCGGGCGACTGAACCCACGCCGGAGTGTGATCGTGTAGTGGTGGTGACAGCCATCGAACCCCTCGATCTCGCGCAGGCACAGGAGGACATCCATGACACGTAAGGCAAGGGCCTTCTGGTTCACCGCCGCCGGGACCGGCGAGATCTCCGACGCCGTGATCCCGGCTCCCGGGCCGGACGAAGTGCTGGTCAGGACGCTGTTCTCGGCCATGAGCCGCGGCACGGAGAGCCTGGTGTCACGCGGCGGGGTGCCCGCGAGCCAGCACGACGTGATGCGCGCGCCGTTCCAGGAGGGTGACTTCCCGTGGCCGGTCAAGTACGGCTACCTGAACGTCGGCCGCGTCGAGGAGGGGCCCGCGGACCTCGTCGGCCGCACCGTCTTCTGCCTCTACCCGCACCAGACCGAGTACGTCGTGCCCGCGTCGGCCGTCACGGTGGTGCCCGAAGCCGTGCCCGCCGCGCGCGCGGTGCTCGCGGGCACCGTGGAGACGGCGGTGAACGCGCTGTGGGACGCGGCCCCGCTGGTCGGCGACCGGATCGCGGTCGTGGGCGCGGGCATGGTCGGCAGCAGCGTCGCCGGCCTGCTGTCCCACTTCCCGGGCGTGGACGTCCGGCTCGTGGACGTCGACCCGGAACGCGCGAAGGTCGCCGAAGCGTTCGGCATCCGCTACGCCACACCAGACGAGGCCGAAGGCGAGCTGGACCTGGTGGTGCACGCCAGCGCGTCCGAAGCCGGGCTCGCCCGCTCGCTGGAACTGCTGGGGCACGAGGGCACGGTGGTGGAGCTGAGCTGGTACGGCGACCGCCGGGTGAGCGTGCCGCTGGGCGAGAACTTCCACTCGCGACGGCTGACCGTGCGCGGCAGCCAGGTCGGCACCGTCTCGCCCGCCCGCGCGAACCGCCGCACGTACGGCGACCGCCTGGCGCTCGCGTTGCGGCTGCTGACGGACCCGGCGTTCGACGTGCTGATCACCGGTGAGTCGGCGTTCGACGACCTGCCCGGGCTGGTCTCCCGCCTCGCCGCCGGGCGCCTGCCGGGGCTCGGCCACCGGATCGTCTACCCGTGATCGTCCTGTCAGTGAAGGTCAGCCAGTGAAGGAGAAAACCTTGTTCAGTGTCACCGTGCGCGACCACATCATGGTCGCCCACAGCTTCCGCGGAGAGGTCTTCGGGCCCGCGCAACGCCTGCACGGCGCCACTTTTGTCGTTGACGCCACGTTCCGCCGCGCCGAACTGGACGCGGACAACATCGTGGTCGACATCGGCCTCGCCACCGAGCGGCTCGGCGCGGTACTGGCCGACCTCAACTACCGCAATCTCGACGACGTGCCGGAGTTCAAGGGGGTCAACACGTCCACGGAGTTCCTGGCCAAGGTGATCGCGGACCGGCTGGCGGGCCACGTGCACGCGGGCGACCTGGGCGAGGGCGCCCACGGCCTGGCGTCGATCTCGGTGACGCTGCACGAATCGCACGTCGCGTCGGCCGGTTACGAGCGCGACCTGTGACCACAGTGGACGCTTCCGGCTACGCGCCGGAGTGGCTTCGCCTACGCGAGGGCGCGGACGCGACGGCGCGCGCGGTGTCCCTTGTGGACAAGTTCACCCTGCGGCCGCCGACCACGATCCGAGATCTGGGCTGCGGCACGGGTTCGATGGGACGCTGGCTGTCCGGACGGCTGCCCGGGCCGCAGCACTGGATCCTGCACGACCAGGACCCGCGGCTGCTCGCGCTCGCCGCGCGCAGCCTGCCGGCGGGCGTCACCACCAGGACCGAGCAGCTCGACGTCACCCGGCTGACGGCCGCGGACCTCGCGGAGACGTCGCTGGTCACGGCGTCGGCGCTGCTGGACCTGTTCACGCCAGCGGAGATCGGCCGCCTCGCCGACGCCTGCGCCGGCGCACGCTGCCCGGCGCTGCTGACGCTTTCGGTGGTCGGCCGGGTGGAGCTGTCGCCCGCGGACCCGCTGGACGACACCGTCACGGCCGCGTTCAACGCCCACCAGCGGCGCGACGGGCGACTCGGACCGGACGCGGTTTCCGTTGCCGCACAGGAGTTCACCGCGCGCGGCTACACGGTCCACCGCGCGCCCAGCGTGTGGCGGCTCGGCGCGGCGGACTCCGCGTTGATCACGGCGTGGTTCCGCGGCTGGGTCGCGGCGGCGGCTGAAGAGGACCCCGGCCTGGCGCGGTACCGGGACCAGCCGCCCGAGACGGTCACCGTGCACCACGAGGACCTACTCGCCCTCCCCTGACTCCCGCCGGGCGCGGGCGCGGCGCTTGCCCTCGTGCATCGCGGCGACGCGGGCGATCGGGATGGTGTGGCCCTCCTCGACGAGGCCGGCCGGAAGGTGTTGCGGCGCGGGCATTTCCGTGACCCACGGATCGTCGCCGCCGAGCAGTGTCAGTGCGGTGTGCACGGTGAAGTCGTCCGGCGTCACGTTCTCCGCGTCGGACCACGGCACCGGGAACGAGACGCGCACGCCCGGCCGCACCCGCGGGCTGTAGGCGGCCACCACCGTCGCGCCGCCGGCCCGGGTGGAGTCGAGGAAAACCTTGCCGTGGCGGTCTTCTCGGATGAACGCTGTGGTCGCCCGCTCCGGGTCGAGCCGCTCGGCCCTGGCCGCGACGGCGCGGGTGGCCGCGGCGACGTCGTCCATCGCCTGCCCCGGCGCGAGCGGCACGAAGACGTGCACGCCCTTCGAACCGCTCGTCTTCAGCGCGCCCGCGAGCCCGGCGTCGGCCAGCGCCCGGCGCACGAGCTGCGCACCCTCGACGGCGAGGCCGAACGCGGCGCCCTCCGGCGGGTCGAGGTCCATGATGAGGTGCGTGGGCCCGGCTTCGTGGTCGATGCGGGTGAGCGTCGGGTGGTACTCGACCGCGCGCTGGTTCCCGAACCACAGCAGCGTCCGACGGTCGTTGCACAGCGCGTACGAGATGTTCCGCTTCGACGTCTCCGCCCACAGCTTCACCCGCGGCACCCACTCGGGGGTGTACTTCGGCAGGTTCTTCTGCATGAACTCGTCCTGCCCGCGCAGCACCCGAACCACGGACAACGGCCGGTCGGTCAGCACCGGGAGCAGCCGCTCGGAGACGGCGTCGAGGTAGTCCAGCAGGTCACGCTTGGTCGCGCCGGCGTCGGGGAACAGCTGC
This genomic interval carries:
- a CDS encoding zinc-dependent alcohol dehydrogenase, whose product is MTRKARAFWFTAAGTGEISDAVIPAPGPDEVLVRTLFSAMSRGTESLVSRGGVPASQHDVMRAPFQEGDFPWPVKYGYLNVGRVEEGPADLVGRTVFCLYPHQTEYVVPASAVTVVPEAVPAARAVLAGTVETAVNALWDAAPLVGDRIAVVGAGMVGSSVAGLLSHFPGVDVRLVDVDPERAKVAEAFGIRYATPDEAEGELDLVVHASASEAGLARSLELLGHEGTVVELSWYGDRRVSVPLGENFHSRRLTVRGSQVGTVSPARANRRTYGDRLALALRLLTDPAFDVLITGESAFDDLPGLVSRLAAGRLPGLGHRIVYP
- a CDS encoding class I SAM-dependent methyltransferase, encoding MTTVDASGYAPEWLRLREGADATARAVSLVDKFTLRPPTTIRDLGCGTGSMGRWLSGRLPGPQHWILHDQDPRLLALAARSLPAGVTTRTEQLDVTRLTAADLAETSLVTASALLDLFTPAEIGRLADACAGARCPALLTLSVVGRVELSPADPLDDTVTAAFNAHQRRDGRLGPDAVSVAAQEFTARGYTVHRAPSVWRLGAADSALITAWFRGWVAAAAEEDPGLARYRDQPPETVTVHHEDLLALP
- the ligD gene encoding non-homologous end-joining DNA ligase, coding for MSPSEVREGVSLTNLDQQLFPDAGATKRDLLDYLDAVSERLLPVLTDRPLSVVRVLRGQDEFMQKNLPKYTPEWVPRVKLWAETSKRNISYALCNDRRTLLWFGNQRAVEYHPTLTRIDHEAGPTHLIMDLDPPEGAAFGLAVEGAQLVRRALADAGLAGALKTSGSKGVHVFVPLAPGQAMDDVAAATRAVAARAERLDPERATTAFIREDRHGKVFLDSTRAGGATVVAAYSPRVRPGVRVSFPVPWSDAENVTPDDFTVHTALTLLGGDDPWVTEMPAPQHLPAGLVEEGHTIPIARVAAMHEGKRRARARRESGEGE
- a CDS encoding 6-pyruvoyl trahydropterin synthase family protein, producing the protein MFSVTVRDHIMVAHSFRGEVFGPAQRLHGATFVVDATFRRAELDADNIVVDIGLATERLGAVLADLNYRNLDDVPEFKGVNTSTEFLAKVIADRLAGHVHAGDLGEGAHGLASISVTLHESHVASAGYERDL